Proteins from one Tautonia rosea genomic window:
- a CDS encoding TolB family protein, producing MTLPIALAAALLAPILALDPPPQEQRPSSSSGSSYGGPGGPPGAEGMTPEEVAANESRHLKNIRQVTYGFAKAGEGYFSPDGNTIIFQAAAYPEPSTLQPPPPDWDGYQIYSVALTPGATPKLVSTGKGKCTCAYFHPNDQSILFASSHLDPALADGSAEGEREAAPAYSRSERYAWDFDPHMEIFRADPDGSNLVRLTDAPGYDAEGSYSPDGSQIVFTSFRDGDADIYVMDADGSNVRQITNAPGYDGGPFFSPCGKYLIYRSDRQENDLLQLFINTVDGQNERQLTDNEHVNWGPYFHPDGRFIAYSTSKHGHFNYEIYLMDLETGEEQRITFAPGFDGLPVFSPDGSKLMWTSKGRTSDNTSQLFIADFVLDSDAEQ from the coding sequence ATGACGCTCCCGATTGCCCTGGCCGCGGCCCTCTTGGCACCGATCCTGGCCCTCGATCCGCCGCCGCAAGAGCAGCGGCCTTCGTCTTCTTCGGGCAGCTCGTATGGCGGTCCGGGCGGCCCTCCGGGAGCCGAGGGAATGACTCCTGAGGAAGTCGCCGCCAACGAGTCGCGCCACCTGAAGAATATCCGCCAGGTAACCTATGGGTTCGCGAAGGCCGGCGAAGGGTACTTTAGCCCCGATGGCAACACCATCATCTTCCAGGCCGCCGCGTATCCCGAGCCCTCGACCCTTCAACCCCCACCGCCGGACTGGGACGGCTATCAAATTTATTCCGTTGCCTTAACCCCCGGCGCGACGCCGAAGCTGGTCAGCACGGGAAAGGGAAAATGCACCTGCGCCTACTTCCATCCGAATGACCAGTCGATTCTTTTCGCCTCCTCGCACCTTGACCCTGCCCTGGCGGATGGCTCGGCCGAAGGGGAACGCGAGGCCGCACCGGCCTACAGCCGATCGGAACGGTACGCCTGGGACTTCGATCCGCACATGGAGATCTTCCGCGCCGATCCGGACGGCTCGAACCTTGTCCGCCTGACCGACGCCCCCGGCTACGACGCCGAAGGCAGCTACTCGCCCGATGGCTCGCAGATCGTCTTCACCAGCTTTCGCGACGGCGACGCCGACATCTACGTGATGGACGCCGACGGCTCGAACGTTCGGCAAATCACCAACGCCCCCGGCTACGACGGCGGTCCTTTTTTCTCCCCCTGTGGCAAATACCTGATCTACCGGAGCGACCGCCAGGAGAACGACCTGCTCCAGCTGTTCATCAACACCGTCGACGGCCAGAACGAGCGACAACTGACCGACAACGAGCATGTGAACTGGGGGCCGTACTTCCACCCGGACGGCCGGTTCATCGCCTACTCGACGAGCAAGCACGGCCACTTCAATTATGAGATCTACCTGATGGATCTGGAAACCGGCGAGGAGCAGCGGATCACCTTTGCCCCCGGCTTCGACGGCCTCCCTGTCTTCAGCCCCGACGGCTCGAAACTGATGTGGACCTCCAAGGGCCGTACCTCCGACAACACCAGCCAGCTCTTTATCGCCGACTTCGTGCTCGATTCCGACGCTGAGCAGTGA
- a CDS encoding cob(I)yrinic acid a,c-diamide adenosyltransferase has protein sequence MPKIYTKTGDDGTTGLLGPGRVGKDDLRIEAYGTVDELNAVLGVARSTPSISLDLDRKLSQIQEELFSIGAALADPDPDGPFHNSVPREFVLRIEHEIDHVESGLPKLQHFILPGGSPTASQLHLGRTVCRRAERLVVALSHAAGQHVPTNLVIYLNRLSDYLFVLARSANAEAGVADVPWRGL, from the coding sequence GTGCCCAAGATTTACACGAAAACCGGAGATGATGGTACCACCGGCCTGCTTGGTCCCGGTCGCGTCGGCAAGGACGACCTCCGGATTGAGGCGTACGGCACCGTCGACGAGCTGAACGCCGTGCTCGGCGTGGCCCGATCGACCCCTTCGATCAGCCTCGACCTCGATCGCAAGCTGTCTCAGATCCAGGAAGAGCTTTTTTCCATCGGCGCGGCCCTGGCCGACCCAGACCCCGATGGCCCCTTCCACAACAGCGTGCCGCGCGAATTCGTGCTCCGGATCGAGCACGAGATTGACCACGTCGAGTCGGGCTTGCCGAAGTTGCAGCACTTCATCTTGCCTGGAGGCTCGCCCACGGCCTCACAATTGCACCTGGGCCGAACCGTCTGCCGGAGGGCCGAGCGCCTGGTCGTCGCCCTGAGCCATGCCGCGGGCCAACACGTGCCGACCAACCTCGTCATCTACCTGAACCGCTTGAGCGACTACCTGTTCGTGCTCGCCCGATCGGCCAATGCCGAGGCCGGCGTGGCCGACGTCCCCTGGAGAGGCCTGTGA
- a CDS encoding SDR family NAD(P)-dependent oxidoreductase codes for MKLAGSSILITGGRRVGASLARLLADRGAKLAMTYRTSRETIEQTLNDCRTQGAADTLPIEADLVDPEQAERAVQQVVERFGRIDALVNMASIYERTPFAELTPEHYDRMIAANLSAPYHVAVAAGKAMLAQEPIPGAASGLKGKILCFGDWGTDRPRGGDLPYIIAKGGLSTMTLAMAKELAPHVAVNLIQPGTIVPWPDMTDDQRNEILRATPLARIGSADDANHLVLYLLEGTDFATGGCYRIDGGRYLGTDDEVS; via the coding sequence GTGAAGCTTGCCGGATCGTCCATCCTGATCACTGGAGGCCGTCGCGTCGGGGCCTCGCTCGCCCGGTTGCTCGCCGACCGTGGCGCGAAGCTGGCCATGACTTATCGGACCAGCCGCGAGACGATCGAGCAGACCCTCAACGACTGCCGGACCCAGGGAGCAGCCGATACCCTCCCCATCGAGGCCGATCTGGTCGATCCCGAGCAGGCCGAGCGGGCCGTGCAACAGGTTGTCGAGCGGTTCGGACGGATCGACGCCCTGGTCAACATGGCGAGCATCTACGAGCGCACCCCATTCGCCGAACTCACGCCCGAGCATTACGACCGGATGATCGCGGCGAACCTCAGCGCCCCCTATCATGTGGCCGTCGCCGCCGGCAAGGCCATGCTGGCCCAGGAGCCGATTCCCGGCGCCGCCTCGGGCCTGAAGGGGAAGATCCTCTGTTTCGGCGATTGGGGAACCGATCGCCCCCGAGGGGGGGACCTGCCCTACATCATCGCCAAGGGGGGCCTCTCGACCATGACCCTGGCGATGGCCAAGGAACTGGCCCCCCACGTCGCGGTCAACCTGATCCAGCCAGGGACGATTGTCCCCTGGCCCGACATGACCGACGACCAACGGAACGAAATTCTTCGGGCCACCCCCCTGGCCCGCATCGGATCGGCCGATGACGCCAACCACCTGGTGCTCTATCTGCTTGAAGGAACCGATTTTGCGACCGGCGGCTGTTACCGGATCGATGGCGGCCGATATCTCGGAACCGATGATGAAGTGTCCTGA
- a CDS encoding PAS domain-containing protein: MITGELRTVLNVHGDGETREAVSLLLNAEGLRSRDATSTAEARAALASPEGRDARLVLLDASLDEAESFCRDLMQSVPSLPLVLTRAEENALPDGLRPLAVEVLDRPPDGSRWLAAIRAWTQVGTRLQELGAEAERWRSIFEAIDEGMALVDPEGRIRWSNAAMAGLLGDEPAALLGQRLTDRAAHLIPPGRQWPHDRTLRSGSRSRDEWELGHHWFRSSAAPIRNALGALSGIVTTLEDVTHEVRLRQRIAQVEAEAEARSERIDRLERDARLYQALAGIPVRPEDRNAPRHLPLSRELPEVFCDALEDFGRVLDLRLLHRSYQTSNQPDGSAILTALADRLATAGAGPRDVVELHAMALRQRSSGTKVAKINAYAEEAQVAVLELMGRLAEHYRAGLAAATRSGAVASDRSPDRSE; this comes from the coding sequence GTGATCACCGGAGAGCTCCGGACGGTTTTGAACGTTCATGGCGACGGTGAAACCCGCGAGGCCGTGTCTCTCCTGCTCAACGCCGAAGGGTTGAGAAGCCGAGACGCCACCTCGACGGCCGAGGCTCGTGCTGCGCTGGCAAGTCCCGAGGGCCGAGACGCCCGACTCGTCTTGCTCGATGCCTCGCTCGACGAGGCTGAATCGTTCTGCCGCGACCTGATGCAATCGGTCCCCTCGCTTCCCCTGGTGCTCACCCGGGCCGAGGAGAACGCCTTGCCCGATGGGCTCCGCCCCTTGGCGGTCGAGGTTCTGGATCGTCCGCCCGATGGCTCGCGATGGCTCGCCGCCATCCGGGCCTGGACACAAGTTGGCACTCGATTACAGGAACTCGGTGCCGAGGCCGAACGCTGGCGGTCGATCTTCGAAGCGATTGACGAAGGGATGGCCCTTGTTGACCCCGAGGGTCGGATTCGATGGAGCAACGCCGCAATGGCCGGCTTGCTCGGCGACGAGCCGGCTGCCTTGCTCGGCCAGCGGCTCACCGATCGGGCAGCGCACCTGATTCCCCCCGGCCGTCAATGGCCCCACGATCGCACCCTCCGCAGCGGTTCCCGAAGCCGGGACGAGTGGGAGTTGGGCCATCACTGGTTCCGATCCTCCGCCGCCCCGATCCGAAATGCGCTGGGAGCCCTCAGCGGAATCGTCACGACCCTTGAAGACGTGACGCATGAGGTGCGGCTCCGCCAGCGGATTGCCCAGGTCGAGGCCGAGGCGGAGGCCCGTTCCGAACGCATTGATCGACTCGAACGCGACGCGAGGCTCTATCAAGCTCTTGCCGGCATTCCCGTCCGCCCCGAAGATCGGAACGCTCCACGTCACTTGCCGCTCAGTCGAGAGCTGCCCGAGGTTTTTTGCGACGCCCTGGAAGACTTCGGCCGCGTGCTCGACCTGCGATTGCTCCACCGCAGCTACCAGACCTCGAATCAGCCCGACGGCTCGGCCATTCTGACCGCCCTGGCCGATCGGCTTGCCACGGCCGGCGCGGGTCCGCGAGACGTCGTCGAGCTGCACGCGATGGCCCTTCGGCAGCGATCTTCCGGCACCAAAGTTGCCAAGATCAACGCGTATGCCGAAGAAGCCCAGGTCGCGGTGCTGGAGTTGATGGGCCGTCTTGCCGAACATTATCGCGCCGGTCTCGCCGCCGCGACCCGCTCCGGAGCGGTCGCATCGGATCGGTCCCCGGATCGCTCGGAGTGA
- a CDS encoding circadian clock KaiB family protein, which translates to MDRYVLKLYITGLTSRSQRAVATLQRLCDSELAGRYELVVVDVLEQPELAEQDKVLATPTVIKEHPEPQRRIIGDLSDAARVLAALDLNDGETHAPLTDTRVKEAD; encoded by the coding sequence ATGGACCGTTATGTCTTGAAACTGTATATCACAGGTCTGACGTCCCGATCGCAACGCGCCGTGGCGACGCTGCAGCGGCTCTGCGATTCGGAGCTCGCCGGCCGATACGAGTTGGTGGTCGTCGATGTGCTCGAACAACCCGAGCTGGCTGAGCAAGACAAGGTGCTCGCAACACCGACCGTAATTAAGGAACACCCTGAGCCGCAGCGCCGCATCATCGGCGATCTTTCCGACGCGGCTCGCGTGCTGGCGGCACTCGACCTCAACGATGGCGAGACGCACGCCCCACTCACGGATACCCGCGTCAAGGAGGCCGATTGA
- the kaiC gene encoding circadian clock protein KaiC — MSITKLPTEIHGFDLIACGGLPEGRVTLVAGSSGSAKTVFGAQFLAAGVMVRDEPGVFVTFEETPDDLRRNFSGLGWDIPSWEANDRWAFVDVSPDPGEQPVFAGGYDLGALMARVQHAVKKVGARRLVLDAIGAFFGQFPDQHTVRSELFRMTRALRSLGVTSLITAERGEEYGSVSRYGVEEFVSDNVIILRNVLDEEVRRRTLEILKFRGTDHLKGEWPFTIVPERGIVAIPLAALELKQKSSDVRISSGNPDIDRMCGGGFFRDSIILVSGATGTGKTLLSTEFIAGGARNGERSLLFAFEESREQLFRNAAGWGADFATLEAEGLLKVLCTYPESTTLEDTLILIKETVEEFQPDRIAVDSLSALERVAPVKSFREFVIGLTSAIKDKEVPALFTATTDSLLGGSSITEAHISTITDSIILLRYVELFGEIRRGMTVLKMRGSWHEKVIREFTIDGSGLHLGHPFRNVSGILSGVLSHAGSAPANRIDDLFQDDPTLPPSH, encoded by the coding sequence ATGTCGATCACGAAGCTGCCTACGGAAATCCACGGTTTCGATCTCATCGCCTGCGGTGGTCTTCCCGAAGGGCGAGTCACCCTGGTCGCCGGATCGTCGGGCAGTGCCAAGACGGTCTTCGGAGCCCAGTTTCTCGCCGCCGGGGTGATGGTCCGCGATGAGCCAGGGGTCTTCGTCACCTTCGAGGAAACCCCGGATGACCTGCGGCGCAACTTCAGCGGCCTCGGCTGGGACATCCCTTCGTGGGAAGCAAACGACCGTTGGGCCTTTGTCGATGTCTCTCCCGATCCCGGGGAACAACCCGTTTTTGCCGGCGGCTACGACCTCGGTGCCTTGATGGCCCGCGTCCAGCACGCGGTCAAGAAAGTGGGAGCACGCCGGCTGGTGCTCGATGCCATCGGGGCCTTCTTCGGCCAGTTTCCTGATCAACACACCGTGCGATCCGAGCTGTTCCGGATGACCCGTGCCTTGCGGTCGCTCGGCGTGACCTCCCTGATCACCGCCGAGCGAGGGGAGGAGTACGGATCTGTCTCACGCTACGGCGTCGAGGAATTCGTCTCCGACAACGTGATCATCCTCCGCAACGTCCTCGACGAGGAAGTCCGCCGCCGGACGCTCGAAATCCTCAAATTCCGAGGCACCGACCATCTCAAGGGAGAGTGGCCCTTCACCATCGTCCCCGAACGGGGGATCGTGGCCATCCCTTTGGCCGCCTTGGAGCTGAAGCAAAAGTCGTCAGACGTGCGCATCTCGTCGGGCAACCCCGACATCGACCGCATGTGCGGCGGTGGCTTCTTCCGAGACTCGATCATTCTCGTCAGCGGGGCCACCGGCACGGGCAAGACCTTGCTCTCGACCGAGTTCATCGCCGGAGGGGCCCGCAACGGCGAGCGCAGCCTCCTGTTCGCGTTCGAGGAAAGCCGCGAACAACTCTTCCGCAACGCCGCCGGCTGGGGAGCCGACTTCGCAACGCTCGAAGCCGAGGGACTGCTCAAGGTGCTTTGCACCTACCCCGAATCGACAACCCTGGAAGACACCCTCATTTTGATCAAAGAAACGGTCGAGGAGTTTCAGCCCGATCGGATTGCGGTCGATAGCCTCTCGGCTCTGGAACGGGTCGCGCCCGTCAAGAGCTTCCGCGAGTTCGTCATCGGCCTGACCTCGGCCATCAAGGACAAGGAGGTGCCTGCCCTGTTCACGGCCACGACCGACAGCCTGCTCGGCGGCTCGTCGATTACCGAGGCCCATATCTCCACCATTACCGACTCGATCATCCTGCTCCGCTATGTCGAGCTGTTCGGGGAGATCCGCCGCGGCATGACCGTGCTCAAGATGCGCGGCTCGTGGCACGAAAAAGTGATCAGAGAGTTTACGATCGACGGCTCTGGGCTGCATCTCGGCCATCCGTTTCGGAACGTCTCAGGGATCCTCTCCGGTGTGCTCTCTCATGCGGGGTCGGCACCGGCGAATCGGATTGATGACCTGTTCCAGGACGATCCCACGCTTCCTCCGTCTCATTAA
- a CDS encoding hybrid sensor histidine kinase/response regulator, whose translation MPLNGPGPPQAQSDATPFQRMVEHGADGVAILDASGVIVYANPAASALLGRPLTQLIGRPLGLPVVAFQSAEIDVPTTGDSTRIVELRSAEGIWDGRPALLVGLRDVTAYRRLADSQRFLARAGAELAHSLDLPTTVARIAQLVIEDLADGCLIDLIQADGSVHRPIARHATAELDALLNPLRDGSCVDLNDPIGLPRALRTGRPKIYNRTTESALDSLATDPVRRQALRKLGIGSIMILPLIARDRTLGALTLLTTRPGHFFSAADLPSAGELATLAALAIDNARLYDEARDAVRRRDEFLAMLSHELRNPLSSIIHAANLIQSHPNLQSNQTNAIEVVARQSQQMSRLLDDLLDISRVTRGIIHLERQPVDLLDVLEQALESARPAIEASHHRLQLNLPGNSLAVVGDQTRLVQVLVNLLTNAARYTPPGGEITLEIVSGPQTVELVVRDTGIGIEPEFLPRIFDLFAQGRRGLDRSQGGLGIGLTLVREIVELHDGSISAFSDGPGLGSTFRVRLPVADVETLPLDSPNVPAPQPAQTDRSPLRILLVEDHADNREMLRTLLTLNGHQIETAADGLAALEALRQRPDLALIDIGLPGIDGLTLARIVRSDPDLSDLPLIAVTGYARPEDRTEALDAGFDDHLPKPVRLEDLKRLLDRLPRRSDS comes from the coding sequence GTGCCTCTGAACGGACCGGGCCCTCCCCAGGCCCAGTCCGATGCCACCCCCTTTCAGCGGATGGTCGAGCACGGTGCCGATGGCGTGGCGATCCTTGACGCCTCGGGAGTCATCGTCTACGCCAATCCGGCCGCCTCGGCCTTGCTTGGCCGGCCCTTGACTCAGTTGATCGGCCGTCCGCTGGGCTTGCCGGTCGTCGCCTTCCAGTCGGCCGAGATCGACGTGCCGACCACCGGAGATTCCACGCGGATTGTCGAGCTCCGCTCAGCCGAAGGAATCTGGGACGGCCGACCCGCCTTGCTCGTCGGCCTGAGAGACGTCACGGCCTACCGTCGCCTGGCTGACAGCCAGCGATTCCTGGCAAGGGCCGGGGCCGAGCTAGCCCATTCGCTCGATCTTCCTACCACGGTGGCCCGCATTGCCCAGCTTGTCATTGAGGATCTGGCCGACGGATGCCTGATCGACCTGATCCAGGCCGACGGCAGTGTCCACCGCCCCATCGCCCGCCACGCAACCGCCGAACTCGACGCCTTGCTGAACCCGCTTCGAGACGGCTCCTGCGTCGATCTGAACGATCCGATCGGCCTTCCCCGTGCCCTCCGCACCGGCCGCCCCAAGATCTACAACCGAACCACCGAATCGGCCCTCGACTCACTGGCGACTGATCCCGTCCGTCGCCAGGCGCTCCGGAAGCTCGGCATCGGTTCGATCATGATCCTCCCCCTGATCGCTCGGGATCGGACCCTCGGGGCCTTGACCCTCCTGACCACGCGCCCCGGTCACTTCTTCTCGGCCGCCGATCTTCCCAGTGCCGGAGAACTGGCCACCCTGGCCGCCCTGGCCATCGACAACGCCCGGCTCTACGACGAGGCCCGAGACGCCGTCCGACGCCGAGACGAGTTCCTCGCCATGCTCTCGCACGAGCTACGCAACCCCCTCTCCTCGATCATTCACGCCGCCAACCTGATTCAGTCCCACCCGAACCTCCAGTCCAACCAGACCAACGCGATCGAAGTGGTGGCCCGACAGTCGCAGCAGATGAGCCGGTTGCTCGACGACCTGCTCGACATCTCTCGGGTCACCCGAGGCATCATCCATCTGGAGCGTCAGCCGGTCGATCTGCTCGACGTGCTTGAGCAGGCATTGGAATCGGCCCGCCCGGCGATCGAAGCCTCCCACCACCGTCTGCAACTGAACCTGCCAGGCAATTCCCTGGCGGTGGTCGGTGATCAGACCCGACTGGTCCAGGTGCTGGTCAACCTGCTGACAAACGCCGCACGCTACACCCCCCCTGGCGGCGAGATCACCCTGGAGATCGTCTCGGGGCCGCAGACGGTCGAACTCGTGGTCCGAGACACCGGTATCGGCATCGAACCCGAGTTCCTCCCCCGCATCTTTGACCTGTTTGCCCAGGGACGGCGCGGCCTCGATCGCTCGCAAGGGGGCCTTGGCATCGGCCTGACCCTGGTCCGGGAGATCGTCGAGCTGCACGACGGCTCCATCTCGGCCTTCAGTGACGGGCCGGGACTCGGCAGCACCTTCCGCGTCCGATTGCCGGTGGCCGATGTCGAGACCCTCCCCCTCGACTCGCCCAACGTTCCGGCCCCGCAACCGGCTCAGACCGATCGAAGCCCCCTTCGCATCCTGCTGGTCGAGGATCACGCCGACAATCGCGAGATGCTCCGCACGCTGCTGACCCTCAACGGCCACCAGATTGAAACCGCCGCCGATGGTCTGGCGGCCCTCGAAGCCCTCCGACAGCGCCCAGACCTGGCCCTGATCGACATCGGCCTGCCCGGAATCGACGGCCTGACACTCGCCCGGATCGTTCGATCCGACCCCGACCTCAGCGACCTCCCCTTGATCGCCGTGACCGGCTACGCCCGTCCCGAAGACCGTACCGAAGCCCTCGACGCCGGCTTCGACGACCATCTGCCCAAACCCGTCCGGCTCGAAGACCTCAAGCGCCTGCTCGATCGCCTCCCCCGGCGGTCCGACTCCTGA
- a CDS encoding sirohydrochlorin chelatase has translation MPRPQTEAVTAVLLIAHGSRHEPANADLRRLADRMAEQGTYPIVEAGFLELTTPEIPEAGDRCVARGATRVLMVPYFLSMGVHLLRDLTAAREDLSSRHPDVVFILGPPLGPDPLLDRLVAERVARLDRGALPPIETRSAVAAARFAPMDGGGDAEG, from the coding sequence ATGCCCCGACCGCAGACCGAGGCCGTGACGGCCGTCCTGCTGATTGCCCACGGCAGCCGACACGAGCCGGCCAACGCCGACCTGAGACGCCTGGCCGATCGGATGGCCGAGCAGGGGACCTATCCGATTGTCGAAGCGGGCTTTCTGGAGCTGACCACGCCGGAGATTCCCGAGGCGGGGGATCGTTGCGTGGCTCGCGGAGCGACCCGAGTCCTGATGGTCCCTTATTTCCTGTCGATGGGAGTCCACCTGCTCCGCGACCTGACCGCGGCCCGAGAGGACCTGTCGAGCCGACATCCGGACGTGGTGTTCATCCTCGGCCCGCCACTTGGTCCCGACCCCTTGCTCGACCGCCTTGTGGCCGAACGGGTGGCGCGGCTTGACCGGGGAGCGTTGCCGCCGATCGAAACCCGATCGGCCGTGGCGGCGGCCCGGTTCGCTCCGATGGACGGCGGCGGCGATGCCGAGGGGTGA
- a CDS encoding cation diffusion facilitator family transporter, protein MTEGPRVPREESRAALYREVVGAAVLGLVVNAGLGAAKLVGGLVGHSFALISDAVNSLGDVVTSLAVLVALRLAQRPPDREHPYGHTRAEAIAGLSVSLLVLGSALLVGTEAIRRLPEQHEIPPGWTLVIAAVNVVIKEVLFRYKIGIGRRTGSRALVANAWDHRADAFSALAVLIGLSVVRWGGPGYRFADEVAALVVMAIIVRSAVVLVWESAHELMDAQAEGEFVSRIEAEALADPEVKGVETLWVRKSGLEYFADIHLEVDPQLTIAEGHRIGHRVKDRLLEAFPTLRDVLVHLEPFADEPSQTESSVPPWTQEP, encoded by the coding sequence GTGACAGAGGGGCCAAGGGTGCCGAGAGAGGAGTCGCGAGCGGCCCTGTACCGCGAGGTCGTCGGAGCGGCGGTTCTGGGCCTGGTGGTCAACGCCGGGCTCGGAGCGGCCAAGCTGGTCGGCGGGCTGGTCGGACACTCGTTCGCCCTGATCTCCGACGCGGTCAACTCGCTGGGAGACGTGGTCACGTCGCTCGCCGTGCTGGTCGCCCTGAGGCTGGCGCAACGACCCCCGGACCGCGAGCATCCGTACGGTCACACCCGGGCTGAGGCGATCGCCGGCCTGAGCGTCTCGCTCTTGGTGCTCGGCTCGGCGCTTCTCGTGGGGACGGAGGCGATCCGACGCCTGCCGGAGCAGCACGAGATCCCCCCCGGCTGGACCCTCGTCATCGCCGCGGTCAACGTGGTGATCAAGGAAGTCCTGTTCCGGTACAAGATCGGGATCGGCCGGCGGACGGGGTCGAGAGCGCTGGTCGCCAACGCCTGGGACCATCGGGCCGATGCCTTCAGTGCCCTGGCCGTCCTGATCGGCCTGTCGGTCGTGCGATGGGGAGGACCCGGGTATCGCTTCGCCGATGAGGTGGCCGCCCTGGTCGTCATGGCGATCATAGTGCGATCGGCGGTGGTTCTCGTCTGGGAAAGTGCTCACGAGCTGATGGATGCCCAGGCCGAGGGGGAGTTCGTCTCCCGGATCGAGGCCGAGGCCCTGGCCGATCCCGAGGTCAAGGGAGTCGAGACCTTGTGGGTGCGGAAGTCGGGGCTGGAGTACTTCGCAGACATCCATCTGGAAGTCGACCCCCAGTTGACCATTGCCGAGGGGCACCGGATCGGCCATCGGGTCAAGGATCGCCTGCTGGAAGCCTTCCCGACCCTGCGGGATGTGCTCGTCCACCTGGAGCCGTTTGCCGACGAGCCGAGCCAGACCGAATCGTCTGTTCCCCCCTGGACCCAGGAGCCGTAA